A single window of Flavobacteriales bacterium DNA harbors:
- the sufC gene encoding Fe-S cluster assembly ATPase SufC, whose protein sequence is MLTIKNLHASINGKEILKGLNLEVKAGEVHAIMGPNGSGKSTLSSVLAGREDYEVTADKLEFLGKDISEMSPEDRAREGLFLAFQYPVEIPGVSNVNFLKTAINEIRAYHGQEPIEAKEFLAKLKEKQKLVELDAQLAGRSVNEGFSGGEKKRNEIFQMAMLEPKLAILDETDSGLDIDALRIVSKGVNALKSPENATIVITHYQRLLDYIVPDVVHVLYKGRIVKTGGKELALELEEKGYDWIKEENVQNA, encoded by the coding sequence ATGCTGACGATCAAAAATTTACACGCTTCCATCAACGGAAAAGAAATCCTGAAGGGTTTGAACCTGGAAGTGAAAGCCGGTGAAGTGCATGCCATCATGGGACCCAACGGTTCCGGAAAAAGTACCCTCTCATCGGTGCTGGCCGGTAGGGAAGACTATGAAGTGACAGCCGACAAACTTGAGTTCCTGGGAAAGGATATTTCGGAAATGAGTCCGGAAGACCGCGCCCGTGAAGGCCTGTTCCTGGCTTTCCAATATCCCGTGGAAATTCCGGGTGTAAGCAATGTGAATTTCCTGAAAACCGCCATCAATGAGATCCGCGCCTACCACGGACAGGAACCCATCGAGGCGAAGGAGTTCCTCGCCAAGCTGAAAGAAAAACAAAAACTGGTGGAACTGGATGCACAGCTCGCCGGCCGTTCCGTGAACGAAGGTTTTTCCGGCGGTGAAAAGAAGCGCAACGAAATTTTCCAGATGGCCATGCTGGAACCCAAACTGGCCATCCTCGATGAAACCGATTCAGGCCTCGATATCGATGCACTCCGCATCGTGTCCAAAGGTGTGAATGCCCTCAAGAGCCCGGAGAACGCCACCATCGTGATCACCCACTACCAGCGCCTGCTGGATTACATCGTGCCCGACGTGGTGCATGTGCTCTATAAAGGCCGCATCGTGAAAACCGGTGGCAAGGAACTGGCCCTTGAGCTGGAAGAAAAGGGTTACGATTGGATCAAGGAAGAAAACGTACAGAACGCATGA
- the sufD gene encoding Fe-S cluster assembly protein SufD: MSTATATSSQEEKKKAFIDGLVRSSAKALPVIADEARKALPDLQLPNRKTEAWKYTPITALLKKTFEKADNQPADLKALDVPFAQQQCAVVSNGALPAGFHVEQDGIFIGGLSEALKQHGDLVRQHLGSLSEHKTEIFAALNTLHASDVTVLIAPDGCEAEAPVYLTQAITGAYATSPRYLVIAGKNSKINVVITQASTCETGFTNSVTEAIVAENAELNICYLQQDQGLQVYQTWLSQARDSRGGVHTFTLAGQLVRNNVYVQLNGRNIESHLNGLYLTQDGMHVDNHTVVDHRQPDCMSDELYKGVLDGKSTGVFNGKVFVRPHAQKTNAFQSNRNILLSDQATVNSKPELEIYADDVKCSHGSTTGRLDEEAIFYLRSRGIGADRAMRLMLQAFGEEVLERIPFEEVKTYVHSKLETI, from the coding sequence ATGAGTACCGCCACTGCCACATCGTCCCAGGAAGAAAAGAAGAAGGCATTCATTGACGGACTGGTGCGTTCGTCTGCCAAAGCCTTGCCTGTTATTGCCGATGAAGCACGCAAGGCATTGCCGGATCTGCAGCTTCCCAACCGCAAGACCGAGGCCTGGAAGTATACCCCCATCACCGCCCTCCTGAAAAAAACCTTTGAGAAAGCCGATAACCAACCGGCCGACCTGAAGGCATTGGATGTTCCTTTTGCCCAACAACAATGTGCCGTGGTTTCCAATGGTGCGCTGCCTGCGGGTTTTCACGTGGAACAGGACGGGATCTTTATCGGTGGCCTCAGCGAAGCCCTCAAGCAACACGGCGACCTGGTACGCCAACACCTGGGCTCGTTGTCGGAACACAAGACGGAAATATTCGCTGCATTGAACACCCTGCACGCCTCCGATGTGACCGTGCTGATTGCACCTGACGGGTGCGAGGCGGAAGCACCGGTGTACCTCACACAGGCCATCACAGGCGCGTATGCTACATCTCCCAGGTACCTGGTGATCGCAGGAAAGAACAGCAAGATCAACGTAGTGATCACACAGGCATCAACATGTGAAACCGGTTTCACCAATTCGGTAACGGAAGCCATTGTCGCCGAAAATGCCGAACTCAACATCTGTTATCTGCAACAGGACCAGGGGCTGCAGGTGTACCAGACCTGGCTGTCGCAGGCCAGGGACAGCCGCGGTGGTGTACATACGTTCACGCTTGCCGGTCAGCTCGTGCGCAACAATGTGTATGTGCAGCTGAACGGCCGCAACATCGAATCACACCTGAACGGTTTGTACCTGACACAAGATGGTATGCATGTAGACAACCACACCGTGGTGGATCATCGCCAGCCCGATTGCATGAGCGATGAGTTGTACAAAGGTGTTTTGGATGGGAAATCAACCGGCGTGTTCAACGGAAAAGTGTTTGTAAGACCCCACGCCCAAAAGACCAATGCGTTCCAGTCGAACCGCAACATCCTGCTCAGCGATCAGGCCACTGTGAACTCCAAACCCGAACTCGAGATCTATGCCGACGATGTGAAGTGCAGCCACGGTTCAACCACCGGACGCCTGGATGAAGAAGCCATCTTCTACCTGCGTTCGCGCGGGATCGGTGCCGACCGTGCCATGCGGCTGATGTTGCAGGCATTCGGTGAAGAAGTGCTGGAAAGAATACCTTTTGAAGAAGTAAAGACCTACGTCCACTCGAAACTCGAGACCATTTGA
- a CDS encoding cysteine desulfurase, with amino-acid sequence METEVVTQHKTNLPDVYKIREDFPILSRKVNGQPLVYLDNAASSQKPIQVIDAVDAYYRNEHSNIHRGVHYLSAHATERYEEARGKLQRHINAAHAHEIIFTKGTTDSINLVASSFGRKHLKAGDEVLISTLEHHSNIVPWQLICEEKGAHLRVLPVNDAGEIEVDRLTGMLTDKTRIVAVNHVSNSLGTINPIKDIIAQAHARNIPVLIDGAQAAPHLAIDVQELDCDFYALSSHKMYGPTGVGILYGKEALLEDMPPYQGGGDMIKTVTFEKTIYNELPFKFEAGTPHIAGGIGFGAAVDYLQHIGMDVIAAMEDALLQQATEAMQAIDGLRIIGTSRHKAAVISFLVGSTHPYDTGTILDQMGIAVRTGHHCTEPLMNRFGVPGTARASFSFYNTEEEVVRLVEGIRKSKQMLE; translated from the coding sequence ATGGAAACGGAAGTCGTGACACAACATAAAACCAACCTGCCGGACGTGTATAAGATCAGGGAAGATTTCCCGATCCTCTCACGAAAAGTGAACGGCCAGCCCCTGGTGTACCTCGACAACGCCGCATCTTCCCAGAAACCCATTCAGGTGATTGATGCGGTGGATGCATACTACCGCAACGAACACAGCAACATCCACCGTGGTGTGCACTACCTTAGCGCCCATGCCACCGAACGCTATGAAGAGGCACGGGGCAAGCTGCAACGGCACATCAACGCGGCGCATGCGCATGAGATCATCTTCACGAAGGGCACCACGGATTCCATCAACCTGGTGGCCTCCAGCTTCGGTCGCAAGCACCTGAAAGCGGGCGATGAGGTGCTCATCTCCACGCTTGAACATCATTCCAACATCGTTCCCTGGCAATTGATCTGTGAAGAGAAAGGTGCCCATCTCCGCGTACTTCCGGTGAACGATGCCGGCGAAATTGAAGTGGATCGGCTGACCGGAATGCTGACCGACAAGACACGCATCGTAGCCGTGAACCATGTGTCCAATTCGCTCGGCACCATCAACCCGATTAAAGACATCATTGCCCAGGCACATGCACGTAACATACCGGTACTCATTGACGGTGCACAGGCGGCACCGCACCTGGCCATTGACGTGCAGGAGCTGGACTGCGACTTCTATGCCCTTTCATCGCATAAAATGTACGGTCCCACCGGTGTAGGCATTCTGTACGGAAAAGAGGCATTGCTGGAAGACATGCCGCCTTACCAGGGTGGCGGTGACATGATCAAAACCGTCACCTTTGAAAAGACCATTTACAACGAATTGCCCTTCAAGTTTGAAGCGGGTACACCCCACATCGCAGGCGGCATCGGATTCGGTGCGGCGGTCGACTACCTGCAACACATCGGGATGGATGTGATCGCTGCCATGGAAGACGCATTGCTGCAACAGGCGACAGAAGCCATGCAGGCGATCGATGGTTTGCGCATCATCGGTACCTCACGCCACAAGGCAGCGGTGATTTCTTTCCTGGTAGGTAGCACGCATCCCTATGACACAGGTACCATCCTTGACCAGATGGGCATCGCCGTGCGTACCGGACACCATTGCACCGAACCCCTGATGAACCGCTTCGGGGTTCCGGGAACGGCACGTGCATCGTTCTCTTTCTACAACACGGAAGAAGAAGTGGTGCGCCTGGTGGAAGGCATACGGAAATCGAAACAGATGCTTGAATAA
- a CDS encoding SufE family protein, giving the protein MSIEETEQEIIDEFSFFEDWSGKYAHIIDLGKSLNPMPDEEKKEQFLVKGCQAKVWLYPRFENGRIFFDADSDAMITKGIVSLMVRALSGQSPRDILDCKLRFVDEIGLKEHLSPMRSNGLVSMIKQMKMYALALSARSA; this is encoded by the coding sequence ATGTCCATCGAAGAAACAGAACAAGAGATCATCGACGAGTTTTCATTCTTTGAAGACTGGTCGGGCAAATATGCGCATATTATTGACCTAGGGAAATCGCTAAATCCAATGCCTGATGAGGAGAAGAAGGAACAGTTTTTAGTAAAGGGTTGTCAGGCTAAAGTTTGGCTTTATCCGCGTTTCGAAAATGGCAGGATTTTTTTTGATGCGGACAGCGATGCTATGATTACAAAAGGAATTGTTTCATTAATGGTGCGTGCACTTTCGGGTCAATCGCCCCGAGACATTTTGGACTGCAAGCTCAGGTTTGTGGATGAGATTGGTCTGAAAGAGCATTTAAGCCCGATGCGCTCGAACGGGTTGGTCTCCATGATCAAACAAATGAAAATGTACGCACTGGCCCTATCCGCCAGGTCTGCATAA
- a CDS encoding DUF59 domain-containing protein has translation MELDKALLEQLVIETIKTCYDPEIPVDIWELGLIYGIDIDDESNVIVTMTLTSPSCPVAETLPAEVEQKIAGMAEVKSAKVELTFEPPWTKDLMSEEAMFELGFM, from the coding sequence ATGGAACTGGACAAAGCATTACTCGAACAGCTGGTCATAGAAACGATCAAAACGTGCTACGACCCTGAGATTCCTGTGGACATTTGGGAACTCGGACTGATCTATGGCATCGACATCGACGATGAATCCAACGTGATCGTTACCATGACGCTTACCAGTCCGAGCTGCCCCGTTGCCGAAACCCTTCCCGCAGAAGTGGAGCAGAAGATTGCAGGTATGGCGGAAGTGAAAAGCGCCAAAGTAGAACTGACGTTTGAGCCGCCGTGGACCAAAGACCTGATGTCGGAAGAAGCCATGTTCGAACTCGGATTCATGTGA
- a CDS encoding DUF2480 family protein, whose product MTDEIINKVAGSGLVNIEMDDLLPPGERVLLDIAPALFEGLLLREKDFRAFVAEHDWEQYRGKFVAVHCSADAIVPTWAYMLVGVHLEPVAAGVVFGTMDDLLRELFREAIQNLDVETYHDKRVLIHGCGRIPVPPSAFLDISVRLKPVVKSLMFGEACSTVPIFKKSL is encoded by the coding sequence ATGACAGACGAAATCATCAATAAAGTTGCCGGGAGCGGGTTGGTCAACATCGAAATGGATGACCTGTTGCCGCCGGGAGAAAGGGTGCTGCTGGACATTGCTCCCGCGTTGTTCGAAGGTTTGTTGCTGCGCGAAAAAGACTTCCGTGCATTTGTGGCCGAGCATGATTGGGAACAGTATCGCGGCAAGTTTGTTGCGGTGCATTGTTCGGCCGATGCCATTGTTCCCACCTGGGCATATATGCTGGTTGGTGTGCACCTCGAACCGGTGGCAGCCGGGGTTGTGTTTGGTACGATGGATGATTTGTTGCGTGAACTTTTCCGGGAGGCGATTCAAAACCTGGACGTTGAAACTTATCACGATAAGCGCGTACTGATCCACGGATGCGGACGCATTCCCGTACCTCCCTCCGCTTTTCTCGACATATCGGTAAGGTTGAAACCGGTGGTCAAAAGCCTGATGTTCGGCGAAGCTTGTTCAACAGTCCCGATTTTCAAAAAAAGTTTGTAG
- a CDS encoding DUF2279 domain-containing protein: MKRLLLICLTGCLLSVSAGNASAGTKDSVDTEGIRRGRFALVCGAAASTLGASYLYLQNTWWKEKAQAFHFDQGKDLKYAINIDKFGHFYGGMLASDLYSQALRWCNFSKEKATLYGAGFGTFVQLAIEVKDGFAPRWGFSPWDMIAGSAGSLYPVGKMYVPFLRTTDVKMSYFKRSNHYFESVNPHARANAWNDDYINQTYWITFKPNAYLGEYAEKWWPDFLAVAAGFGVDTEMDGNGAGNLEFYLAFDYDLPALFPPERKVWRTIAHYVNYFKFPAPALRFSPTFIAYGAYF; this comes from the coding sequence ATGAAAAGGCTTTTGCTTATTTGTTTGACAGGGTGCTTGCTATCCGTTTCTGCGGGAAACGCATCAGCCGGAACAAAAGACAGTGTTGATACCGAAGGGATCCGACGCGGGCGGTTCGCGCTGGTTTGCGGAGCCGCAGCATCTACACTGGGTGCATCGTATCTGTACCTTCAGAATACCTGGTGGAAAGAAAAGGCCCAGGCTTTCCACTTCGACCAGGGCAAAGACCTGAAGTATGCCATCAACATAGATAAGTTCGGGCACTTTTATGGCGGGATGCTTGCCTCCGATTTATATTCACAGGCGCTTCGATGGTGCAATTTTTCAAAGGAAAAAGCCACCCTGTATGGTGCAGGTTTTGGCACATTTGTACAGCTTGCCATTGAAGTAAAAGACGGCTTTGCACCCAGATGGGGTTTCAGTCCGTGGGATATGATAGCCGGCAGCGCAGGCAGTTTGTACCCGGTCGGGAAAATGTATGTACCCTTCCTCAGAACCACGGATGTGAAGATGAGTTATTTCAAACGCAGCAATCACTACTTCGAATCGGTGAACCCGCATGCGCGTGCCAATGCATGGAACGACGACTACATCAACCAAACCTATTGGATCACTTTCAAACCGAATGCATATCTGGGTGAATATGCAGAGAAGTGGTGGCCCGACTTCCTCGCGGTAGCTGCCGGGTTTGGCGTAGATACAGAGATGGATGGAAACGGCGCAGGCAACCTCGAATTTTATCTGGCCTTTGATTATGACCTGCCTGCTTTGTTCCCACCCGAGCGCAAGGTATGGCGCACCATTGCCCATTATGTGAACTATTTTAAATTTCCGGCACCGGCATTACGCTTCAGCCCCACATTCATTGCCTATGGCGCATATTTCTAA
- a CDS encoding NUDIX domain-containing protein — MPIPPHVARIRECIGHEVLLFPAVAAIIRDENNRVLLQFKGEKYGWSLPSGMIEPGETPSQTLVREVQEETGLIVAPVRLVGVFGGAVYRHTYENGDQGEPTVVVFECRVTGGEFGAYTDPETQGLDYFGEDELPELVNPYDVDMLFGRNHSFFC; from the coding sequence ATGCCCATTCCTCCACATGTAGCCAGGATACGTGAATGTATAGGTCACGAAGTGCTGCTGTTCCCTGCAGTGGCAGCCATTATCCGAGATGAGAATAACCGTGTTTTGCTCCAGTTTAAAGGTGAAAAATACGGTTGGAGCCTGCCCTCGGGTATGATCGAACCGGGTGAAACTCCTTCGCAAACCCTGGTGCGGGAAGTACAGGAAGAAACCGGATTAATTGTAGCACCTGTGCGCCTGGTGGGCGTATTCGGAGGAGCGGTGTACAGGCATACATACGAGAATGGTGATCAGGGAGAACCCACCGTGGTGGTGTTCGAATGCCGGGTAACCGGCGGGGAATTCGGTGCATACACCGATCCTGAAACACAGGGCCTCGACTATTTCGGCGAAGACGAATTGCCGGAACTGGTGAATCCCTATGATGTGGACATGTTGTTCGGAAGGAACCATTCGTTCTTTTGTTGA
- a CDS encoding SUMF1/EgtB/PvdO family nonheme iron enzyme, with the protein MPFIESDIYQQLYPEGLPDFSEALYKRSIPFTKTNYEKILGLANGYYNSKFSALSEFVKIPMGEYWVGEKGHAFNPYHVTKTLGFEICRHEVTNRDFEQFVNSTGYITLAERRKDAFVWREGTDTSEWIQDPTANWRYPNGGSQGGIADKMDHPVTCISFQDAQIYCMWAKVRLPTVDEWEIASRGGSEYRKYFFGESNTNISEYANIGQGVTHPAADLNEGYSTTSPLGSFKPNPIGLYDVYGNVWEFCSDVPASMKSMENIATTRGGSWWCYKDACGFSNSIDIGQVQKEASFSNNGFRVVR; encoded by the coding sequence ATGCCCTTCATTGAGTCCGACATCTACCAGCAACTTTATCCCGAAGGTTTACCCGATTTTTCGGAAGCGTTGTACAAAAGATCCATCCCCTTCACCAAAACGAACTATGAGAAGATACTGGGTCTGGCAAATGGTTATTACAACAGCAAATTTTCAGCTCTTTCCGAATTTGTGAAGATCCCGATGGGTGAGTACTGGGTGGGTGAAAAAGGCCATGCATTCAATCCCTACCATGTGACAAAGACACTTGGATTTGAGATCTGCAGGCATGAAGTAACCAACCGTGACTTCGAACAATTTGTGAACAGCACGGGCTACATCACCCTTGCCGAAAGAAGAAAAGATGCGTTTGTATGGAGGGAAGGGACCGATACATCGGAATGGATACAGGATCCAACCGCCAACTGGAGATACCCCAACGGTGGGTCCCAGGGAGGCATTGCAGACAAAATGGATCACCCCGTTACCTGCATCAGTTTCCAGGATGCGCAGATCTATTGCATGTGGGCGAAGGTGAGACTGCCAACGGTTGATGAATGGGAAATCGCATCACGCGGTGGTTCGGAATACCGGAAGTATTTTTTCGGGGAAAGCAATACAAACATTTCGGAATACGCCAACATCGGGCAAGGGGTCACGCATCCCGCAGCCGATCTGAACGAAGGCTACTCCACCACAAGTCCGTTGGGAAGTTTCAAACCCAATCCGATCGGGTTGTATGACGTCTATGGAAATGTATGGGAGTTTTGTTCCGATGTACCGGCTTCCATGAAAAGCATGGAGAACATTGCGACCACACGGGGCGGATCCTGGTGGTGTTACAAAGACGCCTGTGGCTTCTCTAACTCGATTGACATCGGTCAGGTGCAGAAAGAGGCATCCTTTTCCAACAACGGCTTCAGGGTGGTGAGATAG
- a CDS encoding DUF4382 domain-containing protein: protein MKRILLTLAGVSVLLFAACRKEAKLHQTGSLTVKLTDAPAAYDSVWVDIQRVEIHLVSDQDGGKWISVPTNSGVYDLLQLQNGIDTTLADIDSLAEGKITQMRLILGNNNSLYTNGSWEPMTVPSGSQSGIKLVGNIEVQANQNLVVKLDFDANQSVVLNGNGDYHLKPVIKVLD from the coding sequence ATGAAACGCATTCTCCTCACCCTGGCCGGCGTGTCCGTACTGTTGTTCGCCGCCTGCAGAAAAGAAGCCAAACTCCATCAAACCGGGAGCCTGACCGTCAAGTTAACAGATGCACCTGCTGCATACGACTCCGTTTGGGTTGATATACAACGTGTGGAAATCCACCTGGTATCTGACCAGGACGGCGGCAAATGGATAAGCGTACCCACCAACAGCGGCGTGTACGATCTGCTCCAGTTGCAGAACGGCATCGACACCACATTGGCCGATATCGACAGCCTGGCGGAAGGCAAAATCACGCAGATGCGCCTGATCCTCGGCAACAACAACTCACTTTACACGAATGGTTCATGGGAACCAATGACAGTTCCCAGCGGATCACAATCCGGCATCAAACTCGTGGGCAACATTGAAGTGCAGGCCAACCAGAACCTGGTGGTGAAACTCGACTTCGATGCGAACCAATCCGTGGTGCTGAACGGCAACGGAGATTACCACCTGAAACCGGTGATCAAGGTGCTGGACTAA
- a CDS encoding aminopeptidase P N-terminal domain-containing protein produces the protein MRYQPIDRQLFIENRKRFASHMKEGGLAIFHSNDVMPTNADGTMPFKQNADLFYLSGVDQEETMLVIFPGAKDPKHREILFVRETNEEIAIWEGAKLDKEAATRISGIAAVYWTSDFEKVLDILVPEASCVYLNTNEHHRAKVEVETRDARFLKWTLDRYKLDHYEKSALILHNLRMIKNDVEVALIQKACDITEAGFRRILSFIRPGVMEYEIEAELAHEFLRHGSRGFAYTPIIASGFNACVLHYIENDRVCMSGDVILLDVAAEYANYASDLTRSVPVNGKYTSRQRDVYNAVLRVMKQSIAMLVPGNTLKTYHEAVGKLMEEELIKLGLLNAAEVKKQDPEKPLYKKYFMHGTSHHMGLDVHDVTVADAPFAPGMVFTCEPGIYIREENLGIRLENDILITENGPKDLMASIPLEVEEIEDVMNVPV, from the coding sequence ATGAGATATCAACCGATCGACCGTCAATTGTTCATTGAGAACCGCAAAAGGTTCGCCAGCCACATGAAAGAAGGTGGTTTGGCGATCTTCCATTCCAACGATGTCATGCCCACCAATGCAGACGGTACGATGCCGTTCAAACAAAACGCTGATCTGTTTTATTTGTCGGGGGTAGACCAGGAAGAAACGATGCTGGTGATCTTCCCGGGGGCAAAAGATCCCAAACACCGGGAAATCCTTTTCGTAAGGGAAACCAATGAAGAGATTGCCATCTGGGAGGGTGCCAAACTCGACAAAGAAGCGGCAACCCGCATCTCGGGCATTGCTGCGGTTTACTGGACAAGTGACTTTGAAAAGGTGCTCGACATCCTGGTGCCGGAAGCATCCTGTGTGTACCTGAACACCAATGAACATCACCGGGCTAAGGTGGAGGTGGAAACCAGGGATGCCCGTTTCCTGAAATGGACCCTCGACCGCTACAAACTTGACCACTATGAAAAATCGGCCCTTATCCTGCACAACCTGCGGATGATCAAAAACGATGTGGAAGTGGCACTGATTCAAAAAGCTTGTGACATCACCGAGGCCGGCTTCCGCAGGATCCTGTCGTTCATCCGCCCGGGTGTAATGGAATACGAGATTGAAGCGGAACTTGCACACGAATTCCTGCGACACGGCTCACGCGGTTTCGCCTACACCCCGATCATCGCCTCAGGTTTCAATGCGTGTGTATTGCACTACATCGAGAACGATCGTGTGTGCATGAGCGGCGATGTAATCTTGCTGGATGTGGCGGCGGAGTATGCCAACTATGCCTCCGACCTGACCCGCAGCGTGCCCGTGAACGGAAAATACACCTCGCGTCAAAGAGATGTATACAACGCGGTATTGCGCGTAATGAAGCAATCCATTGCCATGCTGGTTCCGGGCAACACGCTGAAGACCTACCACGAAGCAGTGGGCAAGCTGATGGAAGAAGAACTCATCAAACTCGGACTGCTGAATGCAGCCGAAGTGAAGAAGCAGGATCCGGAAAAGCCGCTGTACAAAAAGTACTTCATGCATGGTACGTCGCACCACATGGGACTGGACGTACACGATGTGACCGTTGCCGATGCGCCGTTTGCACCCGGCATGGTGTTCACATGCGAACCGGGCATCTACATCCGCGAGGAAAACCTGGGCATCCGGCTTGAGAACGACATCCTCATTACCGAAAACGGACCCAAAGACCTGATGGCATCCATCCCACTGGAAGTGGAAGAGATCGAGGATGTGATGAATGTGCCTGTATAA
- a CDS encoding succinate dehydrogenase cytochrome b subunit yields MSGSSALLKSSLAKKYWMALTGLFLCLFLIGHLAGNLQLFLSGYEGQLQFNQYAVFMTTNPAVKILSYLTYLSIIFHAIDGIMLTVQNKAARPVAYASNNAGANSVWASRNMAVLGLIMLIYIVVHMGDFWFEYHFGTLPFMMAQDGVSPLLKTGEVIKGGEIMNGMVILNGETIGPAMKDLYTIVMEAFQQTWIVALYVVSMLAMGFHLSHGFQSAFQSMGLRHKAYTPVIKKVGMAFAVIVSLAFAAIPVYVMLTH; encoded by the coding sequence ATGAGCGGTTCATCTGCACTTTTAAAATCTTCGCTGGCCAAGAAATACTGGATGGCATTGACAGGTCTGTTCCTTTGCCTCTTTCTGATAGGGCACCTGGCCGGTAACCTGCAATTGTTTCTCTCCGGGTACGAGGGGCAGCTTCAGTTTAACCAGTATGCCGTGTTCATGACCACCAATCCGGCGGTGAAGATCCTTTCTTATCTCACGTATCTCAGCATCATCTTCCATGCCATTGACGGCATCATGCTTACCGTACAGAACAAAGCCGCACGTCCGGTGGCCTATGCCAGCAACAATGCAGGTGCCAACAGCGTGTGGGCGTCCCGCAACATGGCGGTACTCGGACTGATCATGCTCATCTACATCGTGGTGCATATGGGTGATTTCTGGTTCGAATATCATTTCGGAACACTTCCCTTTATGATGGCTCAGGACGGCGTTTCCCCGCTGTTAAAAACCGGTGAAGTGATCAAGGGTGGAGAGATCATGAATGGCATGGTAATACTGAATGGCGAAACCATAGGACCTGCCATGAAAGATCTTTACACCATCGTGATGGAAGCATTCCAGCAAACGTGGATCGTGGCTCTGTACGTTGTCAGCATGCTGGCCATGGGCTTTCACCTGTCACACGGTTTCCAGAGCGCTTTTCAGAGCATGGGCCTGCGTCACAAGGCCTATACGCCCGTAATTAAAAAAGTGGGAATGGCGTTCGCAGTGATCGTTTCACTCGCATTCGCTGCCATCCCGGTGTACGTGATGCTGACTCATTAA